The stretch of DNA ATTGAGATTTTCGATTTCTACAACTGGTTCTTTCTTCATATTTAATTAGTTATTAATTATTTATTTGCTAGCTTACACTTAACATTTTTGGCGATTATTTGCTTAAAAAATATCGGCGGGATCGGCTGAATTCAGCTTGCGGACTGAAATTGCTCCAGATACTAAACACATAATTATAGTTAAAATCAAAACCATTATAGCTTTGAAAATTGTCATCGCCATTGGTAAGCTAGTTGCATTAGCTGCCATAAAATAAAGCAATAAAGCGACTGAAAAACCTGGCAAATAGCCGACCAAAGCTAAAATAATGGCTTCTTGAAACACGACAACTAATAAATAAAAATCTGTATAACCCATCGCTTTTAAAGTTGCATATTCAGGTAAATGATCGGCAACATCGGTATAAAGAATTTGATAAACTATGACTGTACCGACAATAAAGCCCATAATAGTTCCTAACGTAAAAACAAAGCCTATTGCCGTACTATTTTGCCAATAATTTTTTTCATGGGTGATAAATTCTTCGCGACTAAAAACAACTACATCTTCTGGTAATTCTGCTTTCAAACCTGTCAGAACTAATTCTAAATTTGCTTCTGGTTGTAAGTTAATTACCCCAATATCAATTAAACCTTTTTCTCGTTCTGGAAATAAACGCAAAAAATTCACGTCGCTGGTAATAATATTACCATCAGCCCCAAAAGATGCACCCAAAGCAAACAATCCCTTGACTTTTATCCGACGTTCTGCTACTTCTGTAGTTATAGTTTTTCCTTGGTTGAATAATTCAGCGATCGCACCGTACTCAGGTCGAGAAAGTTCGTCAAACAAAACCACATCTGGTAACTTAATCACATCCAGATTATTTCGTACTCCTGGCAGATTAATAATATCATCAACTGGATTGAATCCGATTACTTGAATTGCACGAGTATCGCGAGTAATGGGATTTTTCCAAATCGCAAAATTGAGGTAAATTGGACTAACAGTAGCAACTCCTTCAACGCTCAGTGCTTGATACAAACGTCGCTCAGAAAAAGTTTCTAAAGCAACTAAAGTATCAGATTGAGGATTAAGTAAAAAAATGTCACCACGAAACTGTTTAGTTAAAATTACCGAACTTTCAAATAAAGCATCGCGAAAACCTAACTGCATAAACATTAAAATATCGGCAAAAGCAATACCCGCAAGTGCTACTAACAAGCGAATTTTTTCATGAGTTAGTTGTAACCAAGCTAAGGGAATTTTCATAAGTTGGGGATTGGGAGACTGGGAAGATAAACTAATAACTGATAAATGCGGACACTTGCTAACTATTAAATCAGAATTTTGACAAACACTTTAGCATTAGTTAAATGAGCAACAAGTTGGCTATCTTCAGGATTAAGGAGAATTTTAACTTCAACAACTCTAGCATCAACATCAGCAGCAGGATCGGTATCGAGAACGTCTTGCTTGCCAATTTGTAAGCTAATTTGGTTAACAGTTCCTTTTATTTGTTTACTGAAAGCCCCATTTTCGCTTTCGATAATGGCTGACTGTCCAATTTTTACTTTCCCGATATCGCTTTCGTAAACTTCCGCGATCGCCAGCATTTGTGAGGTTTGGGCTAACTCAACAATTCCGTCACCTTCGCTGACAGATTCTCCGGGACGAGTGTTAATTTCGAGAATTTGACCGCTAAAGGGCGCTCTGACGTATGCTTGTTCTAAGTCAGCTTGGGCTTGTTTGTAAGTAGCGATCGCTTTTTCTAATTCTGCTTGGGCTTGTTTAATATCTACGGGACGTACTTCGGAAATACTGGCTAAATTGGCTTGCGCTTCTTGAATTTGCTTTTCTAAAGTATTTCTCGTTCGAGTTAAATTAGCTTGGGTTTCTTGAATTTGTTGGGATAAAGTTGCTACGATCCGACTTTGGCTTGCTTTAGCTTCATTTAAGTTTTCTCTAGCTGTGTCTAAATTAAGACGGCGTAAATCCAAAGCTGATTGAGAAACTACTCCATTTGCTGCTAAAAGTTCGTAACGTTCCGACTCGATTCGAGCATTTGCTAGCTCAGATTCTAAGGCAGCAATTTTAGCATTAAGTTCTAATTTTTCTCCTTCTAATTCAGCGATTAATCTTGCTAAACTAGCTTCTTGAGCGGTAATTTCGCCGCTTAATTGAGCGTTTAGACGTTCGATAGTTGCTTGTTGGGCTTGAATATCTCCAAGTTTCGCTCCTGCTTTAATTTTTGACAAATTAGCTTCAGCGACGCTAATATCTTTTTCAGCACTTTCTACTGCTGCTTGTAAGCGAGAGTGATTGTCTAAAATCGCGATAATTTCGTTAGTTTCGACAAGATCGCCTTCTTCTACATTTAACTTTTCTACTCTGGCTCCGGATAAAGAAATGGGGGCTGATAGTTTGGTTACCTCTCCGAGAGGTTCGATCCGCCCTAACGCTGTTACTGCATTAATTTCAGCAGTTTCGCTAACTGTTTGCGTGGTAGAAGAAAATGGCTTAGAAGCAAAATTAAGACTGTAAACAGCAACAGCAGTAGTAGCGATCGCACCGACTATTGAAAGCGCGATCGCCCATCGCTTTCCTGGTTTTGCAAATACCGTTTCTTTGGAGTTTGCTCGATCGCCCATGATCGCCTTTATCTTTTCTTTGGGATTGAGAAATCTTTCCTAGGGAAGAAGTCTTTGATTTTATTTTACTATTACCAGCCTAAGATTTGTTCCCTGAATTACTTCAAAACCACAAAAAATTTTCCAGTTGGGATTAGTCCTCTAACTCATTTATCTCTTTCTCTATCTCATCAATCATGCGACTAGCTGGTAGATCGAGAGCTTTGGAGATGTCAAATAAAACAGATAGAGTTGGTGACTTTAATCCTCGCTCAATTTGACTAACATATGTACGATGAATTCCTGCTCGATCGGCAAGTTCTTCCTGTGAAATTTTTAGAGTTGTCCTATATTTAGCTAAAACTTTACCTAGAGCTTGATTAATATTTTTCATTGTTAAAATATCTTCCCTATGAGACTATAGTCTACAGACAATAGTATTCAAAAGGTTGACTCCACAATAGCTTTTAGCCATCGCCCCACCAATCTTAATGAAATGAAATGCTATTTTCCCCGGTTCTGCCTTCAGAATGGTTTTCAGTAGTCATGCGAAGAAGATAACTAACGATGAAAGAAACAAATATTGAATCCATTTTGCAAGAGAAGCGTTTATTCCCGCCGTCGGAGGAGTTTTCCCAAGAGGCGCAAATTAAAAGTATGGAGGAGTATCAACAACTCTACGATCGCGCCAAAGCTGACCCCGAAAAGTTTTGGGCAGAATTAGCCGAACAAGAATTAGATTGGTTTGAGAAGTGGGATACCGTCTTAGATTGGCAACCACCGTTTGCAAAGTGGTTTGTCGGTGGAAAGATTAATATCTCCTACAATTGTCTCGATCGCCATTTGCAGACTTGGCGCAGAAATAAAGCCGCATTGATTTGGGAAGGTGAACCAGGAGACTCGCGTACCTTAACTTATGCCGAATTGCATCGAGAAGTTTGTCAAATGGCGAACGTTTTGAAGCAATTGGGAGTAAAAAAAGGCGATCGCGTGGGGATTTATCTACCAATGATACCTGAAGCAGCGATCGCGATGTTGGCTTGTGCGCGTATTGGCGCACCCCATACAGTGGTTTTTGGCGGTTTTAGCGCCGAAGCCCTCAAAGATCGACTGGTAGATGCTCAAGCTAAATTAGTAATTACGGCTGATGGTGGTTATCGCAAAGATAAGGCTGTTTCCCTCAAACCAGAAGTAGATAAAGCTTTAGCAAATAATAGCGTGCCGAGTGTGGAGAACGTCCTCGTAGTTCAGCGTACCAAAGAAAAAATCCACATGGAAGCGGGGCGCGACCATTGGTGGCACGATCTTCAAGCAGGTGTATCCGCTAAATGTCCAGCCGAACCAATGGATAGCGAAGATATGCTTTTTATTCTCTATACTTCTGGTACTACGGGCAAACCGAAAGGTGTAGTTCACACTACAGGCGGATACAATCTCTATACCCATATCACTACTAAATGGACATTTGACCTCAAAGACACCGATGTTTACTGGTGTACTGCTGATGTGGGCTGGATTACCGGACACAGTTACATCGTCTATGGACCTCTTTCCAACGGTGCTACCAGTTTAATGTATGAAGGTGCGCCTCGTCCTTCCAATCCAGGCGCTTTCTGGGATGTGGTTGAGAAATACGGCGTTACAATTTTCTACACTGCACCCACAGCGATTCGTGCTTTTATTAAAATGGGCGAACACCACCCGAAAGCGAGAGATTTGTCTTCTCTACGCATTTTGGGAACAGTGGGCGAACCGATTAATCCCGAAGCTTGGGTATGGTATCACAAAATTATCGGTGGCGGACGTTGCCCAATTATCGATACTTGGTGGCAAACTGAAACAGGTGGGTTTATGCTGACACCTTTACCTGGTGCAACTCCCACGAAACCAGGTTCTTGTACTTTCCCCTTCCCCGGTATTATCGCCGATATTGTCGATTTGTCAGGTAATCCTGTAGAAAACAATCAAGGCGGTTATTTAGTCATTAAACATCCTTGGCCGAGTATGATGCGAACAGTATACGGCGATCGCGATCGCTTCCGTCGCACTTATTGGGAACATATTCCCCCTCAAGATGGCCAATATTTCTATTTTGCTGGCGATGGTGCGCGATGTGACGAAGATGGCTATTTTTGGGTGATGGGTCGTGTCGATGACGTAATTAATGTTTCTGGGCATCGTTTGGGAACAATGGAAGTAGAATCGGCTTTGGTTTCCCATCCCGCAGTTGCAGAAGCCGCAGTTGTCGGACAGCCGGATGAAGTTAAAGGCGAAAATGTGTTTGCTTTTGTCACCTTAGAAGGTAAT from Oscillatoria salina IIICB1 encodes:
- the acs gene encoding acetate--CoA ligase; protein product: MKETNIESILQEKRLFPPSEEFSQEAQIKSMEEYQQLYDRAKADPEKFWAELAEQELDWFEKWDTVLDWQPPFAKWFVGGKINISYNCLDRHLQTWRRNKAALIWEGEPGDSRTLTYAELHREVCQMANVLKQLGVKKGDRVGIYLPMIPEAAIAMLACARIGAPHTVVFGGFSAEALKDRLVDAQAKLVITADGGYRKDKAVSLKPEVDKALANNSVPSVENVLVVQRTKEKIHMEAGRDHWWHDLQAGVSAKCPAEPMDSEDMLFILYTSGTTGKPKGVVHTTGGYNLYTHITTKWTFDLKDTDVYWCTADVGWITGHSYIVYGPLSNGATSLMYEGAPRPSNPGAFWDVVEKYGVTIFYTAPTAIRAFIKMGEHHPKARDLSSLRILGTVGEPINPEAWVWYHKIIGGGRCPIIDTWWQTETGGFMLTPLPGATPTKPGSCTFPFPGIIADIVDLSGNPVENNQGGYLVIKHPWPSMMRTVYGDRDRFRRTYWEHIPPQDGQYFYFAGDGARCDEDGYFWVMGRVDDVINVSGHRLGTMEVESALVSHPAVAEAAVVGQPDEVKGENVFAFVTLEGNYTPSDELAKELKQHVVQEIGAIARPGEIRFTDSLPKTRSGKIMRRLLRNLAAGQEVAGDTSTLEDRSVLDRLRQGA
- the devC gene encoding ABC transporter permease DevC, yielding MKIPLAWLQLTHEKIRLLVALAGIAFADILMFMQLGFRDALFESSVILTKQFRGDIFLLNPQSDTLVALETFSERRLYQALSVEGVATVSPIYLNFAIWKNPITRDTRAIQVIGFNPVDDIINLPGVRNNLDVIKLPDVVLFDELSRPEYGAIAELFNQGKTITTEVAERRIKVKGLFALGASFGADGNIITSDVNFLRLFPEREKGLIDIGVINLQPEANLELVLTGLKAELPEDVVVFSREEFITHEKNYWQNSTAIGFVFTLGTIMGFIVGTVIVYQILYTDVADHLPEYATLKAMGYTDFYLLVVVFQEAIILALVGYLPGFSVALLLYFMAANATSLPMAMTIFKAIMVLILTIIMCLVSGAISVRKLNSADPADIF
- a CDS encoding helix-turn-helix domain-containing protein; the encoded protein is MKNINQALGKVLAKYRTTLKISQEELADRAGIHRTYVSQIERGLKSPTLSVLFDISKALDLPASRMIDEIEKEINELED
- a CDS encoding HlyD family efflux transporter periplasmic adaptor subunit, which translates into the protein MGDRANSKETVFAKPGKRWAIALSIVGAIATTAVAVYSLNFASKPFSSTTQTVSETAEINAVTALGRIEPLGEVTKLSAPISLSGARVEKLNVEEGDLVETNEIIAILDNHSRLQAAVESAEKDISVAEANLSKIKAGAKLGDIQAQQATIERLNAQLSGEITAQEASLARLIAELEGEKLELNAKIAALESELANARIESERYELLAANGVVSQSALDLRRLNLDTARENLNEAKASQSRIVATLSQQIQETQANLTRTRNTLEKQIQEAQANLASISEVRPVDIKQAQAELEKAIATYKQAQADLEQAYVRAPFSGQILEINTRPGESVSEGDGIVELAQTSQMLAIAEVYESDIGKVKIGQSAIIESENGAFSKQIKGTVNQISLQIGKQDVLDTDPAADVDARVVEVKILLNPEDSQLVAHLTNAKVFVKILI